The sequence TTTTATCAGCGATTTGAGCCATAATGAAATGTCCGTGTGGCTTTTTTTAAGTATTTTGCAAGCGCTTTTTTTGAGCGTTCTGTTTGCGATCATCATTTTAGTGTATTTGGAAGTGCATGTGTGGTGCTCTTTAGGGGCGCTGTTTTTAGCGTTTGGGTTTTTCAAAACCTGGAGAAGCGTTGTGGTTATATGCCTAAAAAAGTGCTTCGCTCTTGGGTTTTACAAGCCTTTTTTGTTGTTGGTGGGGTTTTTGAACGTGTCGGTTACTAAGGCTTTAATAGACGCTCATATGCAAGAAAAACAAGACTTAAGCCTTTTATTGGTGGTAGCGTTATTTTTGTGTTGCGTTTTTATCATAGGCGTGCCTTTTTTCATCAACGCTTTGTTTAGGGTGCAAAATAGCCTTAAAGAAACTTACAAACTCGCCACCAATTTGAGCGCTAACCTCAGCCAAAACGCTCTCAATTCCTTACAATATATCACGACCTCGCCCGCTCCCTCTAGCGTTTCTCCTTCTACAAGCGGTAGCGTTTCTAAAGAAAAAGAAACGCATTCCCCCACATTTAAGGTAGAAACCACTCAATTAGATGTAAAAATCCCAAATTTCAAGCAAAAAAAGGTTAAAAAAGATACAATAAATACAAAAAATGAAATTTAAATAAATAGGAATTTAATGAGAATTTTTTTTGTTATTATGGGACTTGTGTTTTTTGGTTGCACCAGTAAGGTGCATGAGATGAAAAAAAGCCCTTGCACATTGTATGAAAACAGGTTAAATCTCGCATGAAAGAAAAGCCTTTCAATAGCGAGCAATTGAACTATTTAGAAGAGCTTTTAAGCCACCAAGAAAAGCATTTAGAAAACAAGCTTTCTGGTTTTTCGGTGAATGATTTGGACATGCAAAGCGTGTTTCGGCTGGAAAGAAACCGCTTGAAAATCGCTTACAAGCTCTTAGGCTTGATGAGTTTTATCGCTCTTATTTTAGCGATCGTGTTAATCAGTGTTCTACCCTTACAAAAAACCGAACACCATTTCGTGGATTTTTTAAACCAGGACAAGCATTACGCCATTATCCAAAGAGCGGATAAAAGCATTTCCAGTAATGAAGCGTTGGCTCGTTCGCTCATTGGGGCGTATGTGTTAAACCGAGAGAGCATTAACCGCATTGACGATAAATCGCGCTATGAATTGGTGCGCTTGCAAAGCAGTTCTAAAGTGTGGCAACGCTTTGAAGATTTGATTAAAACGCAAAACAGCATTTATGTGCAAAGCCATTTAGAAAGAGAGGTCCATATCGTCAATATTGCGATCTATCAGCAAGACAATAACCCCATTGCGAGCGTCTCTATTGCAGCTAAACTCATGAATGAAAACAAGCTGGTGTATGAAAAGCGTTATAAAATCGCACTGAGCTATTTGTTTGACACCCCGGATTTTGATTACGCTTCCATGCCTAAAAACCCTACCGGCTTTAAAATCACCCGCTACAGCATCACTGAAATCGCGCCGACTAACAGGAATGATTGATGCGGAAATTTTTATATGCCCTCATGGGCTTTTTGTTGGCTTTTAGCGCTTTAAAAGCCGATGATTTTTTAGAAGAAGCTAACGAAACAGCCCCGGCGCATTTAAACCACCCCATGCAGGATTTAAACGCCATTCAAGGGAGCTTTTTTGATAAAAACCGCTCAAAAATGTCCAACACTTTGAACATTGATTACTTTCAAGGGCAAACCTATAAAATCCGCTTGCGTTATGCGATGGCGACCTTATTGTTTTTTTCAAAACCCATTAGCGATTTTGTTTTAGGGGATAAGGTGGGCTTTGACGCGAAAATATTAGAAAGTAACGATCGTATTTTACTCATCAAACCCCTACAAATTGGCGTGGATTCCAATATCAGCGTGATTGATAATGAGGGTAAGATTTTTTCTTTCTATGTGTTTTCTACCACTTTCACTAGCTCCAAACACCCTAATTTACAGGTTTTCATAGAAGATAAAAATTATTATTCTAACGCTTTTATGAAGCCACAAAATAAAGAAAATGCCCTTGAAAATGCCCTTGAAAATGCCCCCACAAACAACAAGCCCTTAAAAGAAGAACCCTTAAAAGAAGAAAAAGAAGAAACCAAAGAAAAAGAAGAAGAGACTATAATTATTGGCGATAACACTAACGCCATGAAAATCGTTAAAAAAGACATTCAAAAAGGCTATAGGGCTTTAAAAAGCTCTCAAAGGAAATGGTATTGTTTAGGGATTTGTTCTAAAAAATCCAAACCCTCTTTGATGCCTAAAGAAATTTTTAACGACAAACAATTCACTTATTTCAAATTTGACAAAAAATTAGCACTCTCTAAATTCCCGGTGATTTATAAAGTCGTTGATGGCTATGATAACCCGGTAAATACTAGGATTGTGGGCGATTACATTATCGCTGAAGACGTTTCGGCTAAATGGACTTTAAGGTTGGGCAAGGACTATTTGTGCATCCGTTTTGTCAAAAAGGGTAAAGATGAATAAGTGGCTTAAGGGGGCGGTTGTTTTTGTAGGGGGTTTTGCAACGATTACAACAATTTCTTTAGTCTATCATCAAAAGCCAAAAGCCCCCTTAAATAACCAGCCTAGCCTTTTGAATGACGATGAGGTGAAATACCCCTTACAGGATTACACCTTCACTCAAAACCCACAGCCAACTAACACAGAAAGCTCCAAAGACGCTACCATCAAAGCCTTACAAGAACAGCTAAAAGCCGCTTTAAAAGCCCTAAACTCCAAAGAAATGAACCACTCTAAAGAAGAAACTTTTACTAACCCTCCCATAGATTTAAAAGCAAACACAACCCCCCCTAAAAAAGACTTTTCTTCAAAGCAATTAGATTTACTAGCCGCTCGCATCACCCCCTTCAAACAAAGCCCTAAAAATTACGAAGAAAACCTGATTTTCCCCATGGATAACCCTAAGGGCATTGATGGTTTCACTAACCTTAAAGAAAAAGACATCGCTACTAATGAAAACAAGCTTTTACGCACCATTACAGCCGATAAAATGATACCCGCCTTTCTCATCACGCCCATTTCTAGCCAGATCGCTGGTAAAGTCATCGCGCAAGTGGAGAGCGATATTTTCGCTCACATGGGAAAAGCCGTTTTAATCCCCAAAGGCTCTAAAGTCATAGGCTATTACAGCAACAATAACAAAATGGGCGAATACCGCTTGGATATTGTATGGAGTCGCATCATCACTCCCCATGGCATCAATATCATGCTCACTAACGCTAAGGGGGCGGACATTAAAGGTTATAACGGCTTGGTGGGGGAATTGATTGAAAGGAATTTCCAACGCTATGGCGTGCCGTTACTGCTTTCTACGCTCACTAACGGCCTGTTGATTGGGATCACTTCGGCTTTAAACAGCAGAGGCAATAAAGAAGGAGCCACCAATTTCTTTGGGGATTACCTCTTAATGCAATTGATGAGACAAAGCGGCATGGGGATCAATCAAGTGGTCAATCAAATTTTAAGAGACAAGAGCAAAATCGCTCCTATTGTGGTGATTAGAGAGGGAAGTAGGGTCTTCATTTCGCCCAATACTGACATCTTTTTCCCTATACCCAGAGAGAATGAAGTCATCGCTGAGTTTTTGAAGTGACTCAAAAATCCCAGATTAAAAACGCTATAATAACCCTAAAAAACAAAAGAGAGCCTGACAAGAAAACGCATGAAAATTAAAAATATCTTACTGAGTGGGGGGAGCGGCAAGCGCTTATGGCCTTTAAGCCGTAGCCTATACCCTAAGCAATTTTTAAAGCTTTTTAACCATAAAAGCTTGTTTGAATTGAGTTTTAAAAGAAACGCTTCATTAGTAGATGAAACGCTCATTGTGTGCAATGAAAAGCATTATTTTTTAGCCCTAGAAGAAATAGAGAATGAAATCAAAAACAAAAGCGTGGGTTTTTTATTAGAGAGCTTGAGTAAAAACACCGCTAACGCCATTGCTTTGAGTGCTTTAATGAGTGAGAGGGAAGATTTGCTCATCGTTACGCCAAGCGATCATTTGATTAAAGATTTTCAAGCGTATGAAAATGCAATCAAAAAAGCGATTAATTTAGCCCAAAAAGGCTTTTTAGTCACTTTTGGGGTGAGTATTGAAAAGCCCAACACGGAGTTTGGGTATATTGAAAGCCCTAACGCTCTAGATGTCAAGCGATTCATTGAAAAGCCAAGCTTAGAAAAAGCGATAGAGTTTCAAAAAAGCGGGGGGTTTTATTTCAATAGCGGCATGTTTGTTTTCCAAGCGGGCGTTTTTTTAGACGAACTAAAAAAGCATGCCCCTACTATTTTAAAGGGGTGTGAAAGAGCGTTTGAATCTTTAGAAAACACGCATTTTTTTGAACAAAAGATCGCTCGTTTGAGCGAAAAGAGCATGCAAGATTTAGAAGATGTGAGCGTGGATATAGCGTTAATGCAACAAAGCCATAAAATCAAAATGGTAGGATTAAACGCCAAATGGAGCGATTTAGGGAATTTTAACGCTCTTTTTGAAGAAGCGGCTAACGAGCCTAAAGAAAATGTCAGCTTGAATCAAACGCCTGTTTTTGCCAAAGAGAGCGAGAATAATTTAGTGTTTTCTCATAAAGTGAGCGCTCTTTTAGGCGTTGAGAATTTAGCGGTCATTGACACTAAAGACGCTCTTTTAGTCGCCCATAAAGATAAGGCTAAAGATTTAAAGGCTTTAGTGAGCGAGATAGAAACGCATAATCAAGAATTATTACAAACGCACACTAAAGTCTATCGCCCTTGGGGGAGTTATGAAGTCTTGCATGAGAGCGGTTGTTACAAGGTTAAGATTTTGGAAGTCAAACCAAACGCTAGGCTTTCTTTACAAAAGCATTTCCACAGGAGCGAACACTGGGTGGTGATTAGCGGGATGGCGAGCGTGGAATTGGATCATAAAATGTTTGAATTGCAAGCTAATGAGTCCACTTATATCCCTAAAAACACCTTACACCGCCTGGCTAATTACGGCAAAATCCCTTTAATTATCATAGAAGTTCAAGTGGGCGAGTATGTCGGTGAAGACGATATTGTGCGGGTTGATGATGATTTTAGCAGACAAAATCAAAAAAATTTAATATAAGGAACAATAATGAAAGAAAAAATCGCTTTGATCACCGGGGTTACCGGGCAAGACGGGAGCTATCTGGCTGAATACTTGCTGAATTTGGGTTATGAAGTGCATGGGTTAAAAAGGCGTTCTTCTAGCATCAACACTTCTAGGATCGATCATCTGTATGAAGATTTGCACAGCGATCATAAAAGGCGTTTTTTCTTGCACTATGGGGATATGACCGATAGCTCTAACCTTATCCATTTAATCGCTACCACTAAGCCCACAGAAATTTATAATTTAGCCGCTCAAAGCCATGTGAAAGTTTCTTTTGAAACCCCCGAATACACCGCTAACGCTGATGGTATTGGCACGCTAAGGATTTTAGAAGCCATGCGGATTTTAGGCTTAGAAAATAAAACACGATTCTATCAAGCCAGCACGAGCGAATTGTATGGCGAAGTCTTAGAAACCCCACAAAATGAAAACACCCCCTTTAACCCACGAAGCCCCTATGCGGTCGCTAAAATGTATGCCTTTTACATCACCAAAAATTACAGAGAGGCTTACAACTTGTTTGCGGTTAATGGCATTCTTTTTAACCATGAGAGTAGGGTAAGGGGCGAAACTTTTGTAACCCGTAAAATCACACGAGCCGCTAGCGCGATAGCGTATAACTTAACGGATTGCTTGTATTTAGGGAATTTAGACGCTAAAAGAGACTGGGGGCATGCCAAAGATTATGTGAAAATGATGCATTTAATGCTCCAAGCGCCCACTCCACAAGATTATGTGATCGCTACAGGAAAGACCACGAGCGTGCGCGATTTTGTGAAAATGAGCTTTGAATTTATCGGCATTGATCTAGAATTTCAAAATACAGGGATTAAAGAAATCGGTTTGATTAAAAGCGTTGATGAAAACAGAGCGAACGCTTTACAATTGAATTTAAGCCATTTAAAAGCAGGCCAAATCGTGGTGCGCATAGACGAGTGCTATTTCAGGCCTACTGAAGTGGATTTGCTCTTAGGCGATCCCACTAAGGCTGAAAAAGAGCTGGGCTGGGTTAGGGAATACGATTTAAAAGAGTTGGTTAAGGACATGTTAGAATACGATTTAAAAGAATGCCAGAAAAACCTTTACTTGCAAGATGGGGGCTATATTTTAAGGAATTTTTATGAATGAGATTATTTTAATCACCGGCGCCTATGGCATGGTGGGGCAGAACACGGCGTTGTATTTTAAAAAAAATAAGCCTGATGTTACTCTACTCACCCCTAAAAAGAGCGAATTGTATTTGTTGGATAAAGACAACGTTCAAGCTTATTTGAAAGAATACAAGCCTACAGGCATTATCCATTGCGCCGGGAGAGTGGGGGGCATTGTCGCTAACATGAACGATCTTTCAACTTACATGGTTGAGAATTTACTCATGGGCTTGTACCTTTTTTCTAGCGCTCTAGATTTGGGCGTGAAAAAAGCCATTAATCTGGCGAGCTCTTGCGCTTATCCTAAATACGCCCCTAACCCTTTAAAAGAGAGCGATTTATTGAACGGCTCTTTAGAGCCAACGAATGAAGGCTACGCTTTAGCCAAACTCTCTGTGATGAAGTATTGCGAGTATGTGAGCGCTGAAAAAGGCGTTTTTTATAAAACTTTAGTGCCTTGCAACCTTTATGGCGAGTTTGACAAGTTTGAAGAAAAAATAGCGCACATGATACCAGGGCTTATCGCTAGGATGCACGCCGCTAAATTAAAAAATGAAAAAAATTTTGCGATGTGGGGCGATGGCACGGCCAGAAGAGAATATCTAAACGCTAAAGATTTAGCCAGATTCATCGCTCTCGCTTATGAGAGTATCGCTCAAATCCCTAGCGTGATGAATGTTGGCTCTGGAGTGGATTACAGCATTGAAGAGTATTATGAAATGGTCGCTCAGGTTTTAGACTATAAGGGCGTGTTTGTTAAGGATTTATCCAAACCAGTGGGCATGCAACAAAAGCTTATGGATATTTCCAAACAAAAGGCTTTAAAATGGGAATTGGAAATCCCTTTAGAGCAGGGCATCAAAGAAGCTTATGAGTATTATTTGAAGCTTTTAGAGGTTTGAAATAAAATCAAGGCTCTTATGGGGCTATAAAAACGCTCCGCTATTAGGCGTCAGGCTAGCGGTAGTTGCGATATTGTGATTATAGATTAACTTCAAACAAGCTTGAGCCATTAAAAAGGGGTTTGGTCGCTTCGCTCTCAATTTCAAGTGCTTTTTATCATCAATATCAAGCTCGCTTTTTTTGTAACACCCACCATAAAACCCTTTTGTTGTAAGTTTTCTCAAATAGATTGAGTATAGTAGACTTAGACTTAGCTTAGGTGATCTCTAAAAAATTTTTAGAGGGCAAAGGCGTAGGGTTTTAAAAAGCGCCTTAGCAAATCCTAGGCAATAATTCGCCTTCTGGCGTCTCTAAAATCCTTTCAAAACCCCATGCGTTCTTTAAAACCACGCTAGGATAGGGGTTTTCAAGCACTTCGCCAATCACGCAAGCGTTTTTAGCTTTTTCGTTACTTTTTAAAATTTCTAAGGCTTTAGGGGCGTCTTTTTGATTGAGCGCTAAAACAAACACCCCCTCATTGGCTAGTGCGTAGGGTTCTAGCCCTAAAATCTCACAAATCCCTTTCGTTTCTTCTTTTAAGGGGATTTTTTCTTCTTCTATAACGATTTTCACTCTGGAGCTGTTCGCCCATTCATTCAGCACGCTCGCTAACCCGCCCCTAGTCGCATCTCTTAAAGCATGAATTTTGAGATCGCTTAAAAATAGGGGTTTTAATAAGGGATAGAGCAGCTGGCAATCGCTTTGAAGATTGGTTTTAAGCTTGATTTCATGACGCATCGCAAACAAGCTTGCCCCATGATTGGCGATAGTGTCGCTTATGATAATGGCTTGGCCTTGTTTTAAATGGCGCGAAGAAATCCCTGGCTTGATGATTTTACCAATACAGGTTGTGTTGATAAAAAGCTTATCCACGCTCCCCTTTGGCACGACTTTAGTGTCTAGGGAGAGGAGTTTCAGGTTGGCTTTAAACAATTCTTTTTGTATGGATTGTAAAATTTGTTTTAAGAGAGAAATTTCTAAGCCTTCTTCTAAAATAAAACCCATATTCAAATACAAAGGTTCGCCCCCTTGCACGCTCACGTCATTCGCGCTCCCGCAAACGCAAAGCTTGCCTATATCGCCCCCATTAAAAATCAAGGGCGTGATGACAAAACTATCCGTGCTTGTGCAATATTCCCCACTAGCTTTAAATGTGGGGGCGTCTTCATCAAACGCAACGATAAATTCTTTTAAATAGGGCATAAAGACTCGCTCAATTAAAGCGTTTGTTTCTTTCCCTCCGTTCCCGCATGCTAGAGTTACGCTATCCATTTTTATCCTTTTATCCTTTTTTGATGATTGTAGGGTTGAAATACGCCATTAAGGCTTGACCGATAGGGATACTGCTATCGTTAGGGGGGAAATGCTTGTGGAAAAAATACTGCCTCTTTAGCTCTCTCAATCGTTTGGCTAATTGTTCGCATAATAATTGGTTGCAAAACACGCCCCCACTGCACACCACCACATGCTCTTTAAAAGGCGCGATTAAAGCGGTAATGATTTCTACTAGGCTGTTAAAAAATTTCTTAGCGATGCGTTCAGGCTCTAAAACGCCCAAATCCTTTTCAAACGCTTGATAAAATTCTTTTAAACACACCACGCTGTTTTTGATTTTAAAAGGGTAAAAAGCGATCTCATCGCTTTGTAAGGCTAGATTTTCTAAAACCTGCCCGCTCTCTGCTTCAAAACTAATCGTTCCTGTTAAACCCAAACTAAACGCTACTATATCAAACAAACGCCCTATGGAATTGGTGGCGATGCTTTGAATTTTTTTGTCATGCATTTGTTGGAAAATTTCTAATTCGTCTTCTTTAAAATGCTTTTGAACGCGTTTTAAAAGCTTGTTGAGTTGGTGTTTTAAAGCGATTTCTAAAACCAGGCGTTTAGGCTCTTTGATCGCTTTTTGCCCCCCCAAAAGCCAAAATTCTTCAAACCTGGCCATCTCTTCAATGCGTTCCAAATCCCCCACAAAACACTCCGCCCCATAAATCTTATTTTCATAAGCCCCACTCCCATCCCAGACAATGCCTATAAAAGGGTGATTTAAATGCGGATCTTGTAATAATGCGTCTAAAACGCTCGCTAAAAAGTGGGCATGGTGGTGCTGGACTTGCAACAAGGGCGTATTAAGTTCAAAAGCTATTTTAGTGGTGGTATAATTTTTATGCTTATCGCAAGCTAAGAGCGTGGGTTTAAAATCATAGGTTTTTAAGAAAAAATTCAAAGTTTCTTTAAAGTGTTTTTCATTTTCTAAAACGCTCAAATCCCCACAAAAAGGCGAGAGTAACAAGGTAGAAGTTTCACTATCCAATAAACTAAAATACCCTTTTTGCTCCGCTCCAAGCGCTAAAATCTTTTTGGGCGGATGGTTAGAGCGTTTAGGCAAAGTGAGATAAAGAGGGGCAAACCCCCTAGCCAAACGCATGGGGCGAATGGCGTTGTCTATGCATTGTGCGATGCTGTCATCAATCCTATGGATGATAGCGCGATTGTGCGTGAGCTTAAAATCAAAAATGAAACTCAAGGCGTCAATCTCAGCCTCATCGCTCGCTAAAGGGAGGGAGCTGAAATTCGCGCTCGTGAATATAATAGGGAAATCCAATAAATCCAGCAATAAAGCATGCAAAGGGGTATAGGGCAAGATGACGCCATAAAAGGGGGAGTTTTTGGCGATATTAGGGGCTAATTGCGTGTTCGGTTTTTTACGCGCTAAAAGAATGGGGGCACTTGTAGAATTCAAGCTCTCGCATTCTAACGCGTTCAAAAACGCATGCTGTTTGGCTGTGTTCAAATCTTTAAACATGAGCGCGAAAGGCTTTAAGGGGCGGTTTTTTAAAAGCCGTAATCTTTCTATGGTTTGAAAATTCCTCGCATCGCACAAGAGAGCAAAGCCTCCCAAACCTTTAAGAGCGATGATTTTACCCCTTTGAAGGTCTTTAGCGCATTCTAAAAGAGCGTCATCATTTTTGAATCGCTTGTAATTGAGCGCGATACCGCACTTTTTGCAGCTGATGCCTTGAATGTGGAAGCGCTTATTGGTGGGGTCTTGATAGGTAGAAGTGCAAAATTCACAGAGTTTGAAAGGTTTTAAGGCGGAGTTTCCTCTGTCATAGGGCAAGGCGTTTAAAAGGCTGTATCTCGCCCCGCACTTCGCGCAAGAATTGAAAGCGTAATGAAAATAGGGGGAGTTTTTATCTCTGATCTCGCGCAAGCAATCCTTGCACACGCCTAAATCTTTAGGGATTTGGCTGAGCAGATTTAAGGGGTGGTTCTTGCTTTCTAAAATCCTAAAATCATTGAAATGAAGCGCCTTATCATAAGGGCTAATAATGATTTTTTCAACCAACGCTAAAGGGGGCAATCCTTTTTTGAGAGCGTTTAAAAAAGACTCTGTTTTATGAGCGGGTAAGATGATTTCTAAAGCCGCTTGGGCGTTACGCACAAAGCCTACAAGCTCTAATTTTTGAGCCAGGGTATAAACAAAAGGGCGCATGCCCACGCCTTGAACCACGCCAAAAAGCGTGATTTTATTCAATAAAGTTGCATCGTTACACAATGCAAACTTCCATGCTGTTTGATTAAAGTGTTGCAATCAACCCCTATCACCTCTAAGGGCGTGTGTTGTTTTAAGGTTTCTAAAATGAGTGCGTCTTTAGGGTCGTTGTAGGTTGGCACAATAAGAGCGTTATTGCACAATAAAAAATTCACATAAGTCGCCGGCAAGCGTTGTTGGTTTTCATCAAAAATGGCTTTAGGGATTTCTAGGGGGATGAGTTTATAAGGCGTGCCGTCTAGTTTTTTAAAGGTTTTTAATTCTTCTTGCATTTTTTTTAAGGCTGTGTAATGCTCATCGTTTTTATCCTCGCATGCGCTATAAACAATAGTGTCTTTATCTAAAAAGCGAGCGAGCGTGTCGGTATGGCTATCCGTGTCATCGCCCTTTAAATAGCCGTAAGAATACCACAGCACTTGTTTAGCCCCTAATTCCTTTTTAAGCATGTTCTCTATTTCATTTTGATTCAAATGGGGGTTACGATTTTTTTCTAACAGGCATTGGGTGTTGGTTAAAACGCTCCCAGCCCCATCGCTTTCTACGCTCCCACCTTCTAAAATATAGGGCATCGTTTTTAAAGGGTGTTTTAAAAACCCTAAACTTTTGAGTTTGAAATTCACCTGATTGTCTAAATTGGACGGGTATTTTAACCCCCAGCCATTAAAACCAAAATCCAAGCACTCTAAAACGCCCTGATTTTCAATACTGATCGCTCCAAAATCCCTAGCCCATGTGTCGTTAGTATCGACCTTTGCGATCTCTACGCCCGGTAAGTTTTTAAGCATTTCATAGCCGATAGTATCGTTATTATGGACGCACACTAGCACTTTAGCGTGTTTGGCTATGGTTTGAATGATGTTTAAAAAGCTCTCTCTGGCTTCTTTGATGCAATACGCCCAATCGCCAAACTCATGGGGGAACGCCATTAAAATCGCTTGGATTTTTTCAAACTCCGCTAACATTCTTTTCATTCAAAATATCCTTTTAAATAACTATAACACAATCTCATTCAAATCGCGTTTTTAAAACAGATTCAAACGCTTTTGTGCGGTTTGAAAATATTCTTTTTCTAACTCTATACCGATAAAATTCCGTTCTAAATTTTTGCACGCTAAGCCGGTAGTGCCGCTCCCCATGAAAAGATCTAGAACGATGTCATTAGGGTTTGTGTGGATGGAAATGATTTTTTCCATTAAGGCTAGGCTTTTTTGCGTGGGGTGTTTGGTCTTTTCAATTCCGCTCACCACAGGGCTTTTTAAAATCAAGGGTCGTAAATATTTTTCATTTTTGGGTTTATATGCAATTGGTAGATATAGAAAATGAGTTGCAATACTATAAACAACATTTTAAAAATAAAGTTGTTTTTTGTAATTGTGATGATGCAAGGGTGAGTAATTTTTTTAAATACTTCTTTGTTCATTTTCAAGAACTAGGGCTTAAAAAATTGATTTCTGCTTGTTATGTGGTTAGTGGTAGCAACCAAAACTCAAAAGGATTTTATTGCAAATATGAAGGGAAAAAGGATTGGCAAACA is a genomic window of Helicobacter pylori oki112 containing:
- a CDS encoding P-type conjugative transfer protein TrbL, with amino-acid sequence MKNDAYEIILSWFITPLTAILGRFAEFFLYTLHAQLVFNSVVALAFMLFAYRSLKEQNFFSASALLESLWFVGFFALFNYALKNPSRFYELFQNAIFIAPNMITQSLSQSLSNFSNHALSLDFIFNHGFYALSFISDLSHNEMSVWLFLSILQALFLSVLFAIIILVYLEVHVWCSLGALFLAFGFFKTWRSVVVICLKKCFALGFYKPFLLLVGFLNVSVTKALIDAHMQEKQDLSLLLVVALFLCCVFIIGVPFFINALFRVQNSLKETYKLATNLSANLSQNALNSLQYITTSPAPSSVSPSTSGSVSKEKETHSPTFKVETTQLDVKIPNFKQKKVKKDTINTKNEI
- a CDS encoding type IV secretion system protein; the encoded protein is MKEKPFNSEQLNYLEELLSHQEKHLENKLSGFSVNDLDMQSVFRLERNRLKIAYKLLGLMSFIALILAIVLISVLPLQKTEHHFVDFLNQDKHYAIIQRADKSISSNEALARSLIGAYVLNRESINRIDDKSRYELVRLQSSSKVWQRFEDLIKTQNSIYVQSHLEREVHIVNIAIYQQDNNPIASVSIAAKLMNENKLVYEKRYKIALSYLFDTPDFDYASMPKNPTGFKITRYSITEIAPTNRND
- a CDS encoding TrbG/VirB9 family P-type conjugative transfer protein: MRKFLYALMGFLLAFSALKADDFLEEANETAPAHLNHPMQDLNAIQGSFFDKNRSKMSNTLNIDYFQGQTYKIRLRYAMATLLFFSKPISDFVLGDKVGFDAKILESNDRILLIKPLQIGVDSNISVIDNEGKIFSFYVFSTTFTSSKHPNLQVFIEDKNYYSNAFMKPQNKENALENALENAPTNNKPLKEEPLKEEKEETKEKEEETIIIGDNTNAMKIVKKDIQKGYRALKSSQRKWYCLGICSKKSKPSLMPKEIFNDKQFTYFKFDKKLALSKFPVIYKVVDGYDNPVNTRIVGDYIIAEDVSAKWTLRLGKDYLCIRFVKKGKDE
- a CDS encoding DNA type IV secretion system protein ComB10; amino-acid sequence: MNKWLKGAVVFVGGFATITTISLVYHQKPKAPLNNQPSLLNDDEVKYPLQDYTFTQNPQPTNTESSKDATIKALQEQLKAALKALNSKEMNHSKEETFTNPPIDLKANTTPPKKDFSSKQLDLLAARITPFKQSPKNYEENLIFPMDNPKGIDGFTNLKEKDIATNENKLLRTITADKMIPAFLITPISSQIAGKVIAQVESDIFAHMGKAVLIPKGSKVIGYYSNNNKMGEYRLDIVWSRIITPHGINIMLTNAKGADIKGYNGLVGELIERNFQRYGVPLLLSTLTNGLLIGITSALNSRGNKEGATNFFGDYLLMQLMRQSGMGINQVVNQILRDKSKIAPIVVIREGSRVFISPNTDIFFPIPRENEVIAEFLK
- a CDS encoding mannose-1-phosphate guanylyltransferase/mannose-6-phosphate isomerase, with amino-acid sequence MKIKNILLSGGSGKRLWPLSRSLYPKQFLKLFNHKSLFELSFKRNASLVDETLIVCNEKHYFLALEEIENEIKNKSVGFLLESLSKNTANAIALSALMSEREDLLIVTPSDHLIKDFQAYENAIKKAINLAQKGFLVTFGVSIEKPNTEFGYIESPNALDVKRFIEKPSLEKAIEFQKSGGFYFNSGMFVFQAGVFLDELKKHAPTILKGCERAFESLENTHFFEQKIARLSEKSMQDLEDVSVDIALMQQSHKIKMVGLNAKWSDLGNFNALFEEAANEPKENVSLNQTPVFAKESENNLVFSHKVSALLGVENLAVIDTKDALLVAHKDKAKDLKALVSEIETHNQELLQTHTKVYRPWGSYEVLHESGCYKVKILEVKPNARLSLQKHFHRSEHWVVISGMASVELDHKMFELQANESTYIPKNTLHRLANYGKIPLIIIEVQVGEYVGEDDIVRVDDDFSRQNQKNLI
- the gmd gene encoding GDP-mannose 4,6-dehydratase, translated to MKEKIALITGVTGQDGSYLAEYLLNLGYEVHGLKRRSSSINTSRIDHLYEDLHSDHKRRFFLHYGDMTDSSNLIHLIATTKPTEIYNLAAQSHVKVSFETPEYTANADGIGTLRILEAMRILGLENKTRFYQASTSELYGEVLETPQNENTPFNPRSPYAVAKMYAFYITKNYREAYNLFAVNGILFNHESRVRGETFVTRKITRAASAIAYNLTDCLYLGNLDAKRDWGHAKDYVKMMHLMLQAPTPQDYVIATGKTTSVRDFVKMSFEFIGIDLEFQNTGIKEIGLIKSVDENRANALQLNLSHLKAGQIVVRIDECYFRPTEVDLLLGDPTKAEKELGWVREYDLKELVKDMLEYDLKECQKNLYLQDGGYILRNFYE
- a CDS encoding GDP-L-fucose synthase family protein — protein: MNEIILITGAYGMVGQNTALYFKKNKPDVTLLTPKKSELYLLDKDNVQAYLKEYKPTGIIHCAGRVGGIVANMNDLSTYMVENLLMGLYLFSSALDLGVKKAINLASSCAYPKYAPNPLKESDLLNGSLEPTNEGYALAKLSVMKYCEYVSAEKGVFYKTLVPCNLYGEFDKFEEKIAHMIPGLIARMHAAKLKNEKNFAMWGDGTARREYLNAKDLARFIALAYESIAQIPSVMNVGSGVDYSIEEYYEMVAQVLDYKGVFVKDLSKPVGMQQKLMDISKQKALKWELEIPLEQGIKEAYEYYLKLLEV
- the hypE gene encoding hydrogenase expression/formation protein HypE codes for the protein MDSVTLACGNGGKETNALIERVFMPYLKEFIVAFDEDAPTFKASGEYCTSTDSFVITPLIFNGGDIGKLCVCGSANDVSVQGGEPLYLNMGFILEEGLEISLLKQILQSIQKELFKANLKLLSLDTKVVPKGSVDKLFINTTCIGKIIKPGISSRHLKQGQAIIISDTIANHGASLFAMRHEIKLKTNLQSDCQLLYPLLKPLFLSDLKIHALRDATRGGLASVLNEWANSSRVKIVIEEEKIPLKEETKGICEILGLEPYALANEGVFVLALNQKDAPKALEILKSNEKAKNACVIGEVLENPYPSVVLKNAWGFERILETPEGELLPRIC